A stretch of DNA from Streptomyces venezuelae:
CTCCCGCGGATCGAGGGCGGCCCCGATGATCTGGTCCGCGTCCATCGCCGGATCGAGCAGCCCCACCACGCCCGCGTCCGCGCCCAGGGCCCCAAGACGCCGCCGCAGGTTCAGCAGCGCCCCGGCCTTCATGTTCGCCAGCGGGCGCCGGCCGGACTCCCAGCCCTGCAACGTCCCCAGGTCCACGCCCAGGGCCTCCGCCATGGCCGCCTGCGTACGCGGGATGCTCTCCCGCGCCATCCTCAGCACAAAGCCCGCAACCGCTCCTGTGGCCGCACGTCCCCGTGCGGGCGGTGTACCCGCCATGCCCAGCTCCCCGACGACGCTCCGTCCCCCAACACGTACTGCCAGTCAGTCCTACCGCGTCCCCGGCGACCGTACGTTCAAGACGCGGAAACGGACAGCACCCGCTCCTCCACCAGAAGGTGAAGGTCACCGCATCCCGCACCGAGGGGAGCTGACCGCCGTCGTCCACGAGCTGCACAGTCACGGGATCGTCCGCATCGCCCACGTGCGACCCGGGAACGGCATCGAGATCACCACGGCGGCCGACAACATCGAGCCCGCCTGACCCATAGACCCCCGCTCTGCACTTCCTACGGCCCAGGGCGGGCAGCACCACCCCCTGCCGGAACCCCGGCGGGGACAGTGCACGACCGAGATCAAGGAGGACTCGTCATGAACCAGAAGACCGAAGTCGCCGCGACCGAGACCAACGAGAAGCAGGCGGACACCATCCGGGACAACGTCGCGGCGTTCCGCGCCGAGGACAACGCGTCGATGATGGGCGGCTGGACCGACGCCGCGCCCGCCGCCGAGTAACCGGCCCCGGCACCACAGCACGACACCCACGCGTGCCCCGGGCGACCGTAATTCGCCCGGGGCACGTTCCCATCTTCGCCCAAGGAGCACCCGTGCGGTTCCTCAACGTGCACCACGCCCGCGAGACCGTCAGCCGGCTCGTCCACGCCCTCGACGGCGAGCACACCACCCCGGACACCCTGCCGGCCGCATACCGTCGGATCATCACAGGCATGCGGCCGATCGCCCCGCCCGCGGTCGGCGTCCGCGTCTCCTTCCTGGACGACCCGTGGGGACGGAACCTGGTCAAGAACGAAACCTTCGCGAACATCTTCGAGGGCCTGGCCGACACCTTCGAGGACCAGCGCATCACCTGGGGACGCGACTTCAAGGCCTCCATGGTCTACACCCACGACGTGATCCCCGACCTGGGCGCCCTGGTGGACCTGGTGGTGACCGATACGGTCATGTTCTCCTCCGCCAACAAGGGCGGCGGCAGCGCCTCGCACCTGCCCGGCCTGATCAGCATGAGCCCCGGCGACGACTGGCAGGTCCACGACTTCGCCGAGTCCCTCGTCCACGAGACGGTGCACCTGAACGTGTTCCTCGCGGACATGGCGTACCGGCTCTACACCCGGCCGACGAAGGAACTGGAGGCCGACGAGTACCGCGTGGTGTCGGCGGTGAAGTTCGGGCAGATGCGCCCGCTCGACAAAGCGTTCCACTCCGCCGTGGTCGCCCCGCCCCTGATGTTCATGCAGGCCCGCCGCGGGGAGACCGAGCTGGTCGACAAGTTCCGGGCCAGCCTGCGGGAGTGCACGGACGGCTTGCTGGACAAGCTGGAGCATTTCACGCCGTACGGCCAGGTGCTCGTCCACGAGCTGCGGACCTTCACCGACGACTACGACATGGAGCTGGTGGCAGAGTCGATCTCCAGTGAGCGCTTCGCGCACTGGGACCTGACGCCGGCCGCCTGACCGTCTACGGCTCCAGCCTGATCCCGGCGTCCCGTGCGAGGGCCACGGCCAGCTCCATCCCGCCCGGCCCCTGCACGGCGGCGCCCTTCAGCGACGCCGCCCCGCCCACGTCCACCAGCGTGCAGTCCTCGAACCGCAGCCGCTGGACCTGGACGTTGGCGAACTGGGCGCCGGTCAGGTCGCACGACCGGAACTGCACATCGCGCAGCTCCGCGAACTGGAAGTCGGCCCCCGTGAGGTTGCAGCCCTCGAACGTGACGGCCTTGAACTTCGAGTGGCGCCACAGCGACAGGTCGGCGCGGCTGTTCTCGAACCTCACGTCGTGGAAATGCGACTTCGACCAGGAGGCGCCGGTGATCCGGCTGGCGAACACCTCGGCGCGGACCAGGGACGTGTCCTGTGCCCGGACGGTGGCGAAGTCGCAGGTCTGGAACGTTGCATCGGAGAACACCACCTGCCGGGTGTTCATCCCGGTGAAGCGGGCGTTCTCGAACCGGACCTGCTCGGCCTCCGCCAGTTCCACCGCGTGCCCGACGAAGACGTCGCCGTTGTACTCGACGCCCCGGATCATCGCGTCCTCGACCAGGGCGTCATCCGGCATCCTGGCCGGCCGGAAGGTGATCCGGTTGCGGGGGGCTTGGGGGTTCCTCGGGCGTACTGCTGTCACGGAGGGCATGGCGCCGGACCCTAGCACCCATTCACCCCGGTATGGGGTGGAATGTGTAAAGAGGTCAGCCCTCCGCCCATGACGGGGCGATCACGCCTTCGGCCTGCGGCAGCTCCTCCGCCTCCGCGGGCACAGCCATTGGCGCCGTCCCGCTACCGCGCTTGAGCTTCTCGCGGACCCAGTCCCTGGTCGTCCACGGCGCCGTCGCCCCGTACTGCTGCCGCTCCCACACGGTCAGCTGCAGCCACGGGTGGTTCAGCTGCACCATCGGTGTCCGCGGGCCCGTCGACTTCGGCATCCACGCGGGCAGGCCGTCCTCCAGCAGACGCTCCTCCGGCGGCAGCTTGTCCATCCTCGCCAGCTCGTACTTCGCCCTGCCCTGCCGGGTCATCCACTCGACCACGGGTGCCTCATCCAGCCACTGCACGGGACGGCCGCGGTCGTCGTGCACCACCGCCGGGGTCACCATCCAGCCGGGCGGCCTTTCGTGGCTGTAAGGGACCACCGGCGCCGGCGGCTTCG
This window harbors:
- a CDS encoding aKG-HExxH-type peptide beta-hydroxylase, whose amino-acid sequence is MRFLNVHHARETVSRLVHALDGEHTTPDTLPAAYRRIITGMRPIAPPAVGVRVSFLDDPWGRNLVKNETFANIFEGLADTFEDQRITWGRDFKASMVYTHDVIPDLGALVDLVVTDTVMFSSANKGGGSASHLPGLISMSPGDDWQVHDFAESLVHETVHLNVFLADMAYRLYTRPTKELEADEYRVVSAVKFGQMRPLDKAFHSAVVAPPLMFMQARRGETELVDKFRASLRECTDGLLDKLEHFTPYGQVLVHELRTFTDDYDMELVAESISSERFAHWDLTPAA
- a CDS encoding pentapeptide repeat-containing protein gives rise to the protein MTAVRPRNPQAPRNRITFRPARMPDDALVEDAMIRGVEYNGDVFVGHAVELAEAEQVRFENARFTGMNTRQVVFSDATFQTCDFATVRAQDTSLVRAEVFASRITGASWSKSHFHDVRFENSRADLSLWRHSKFKAVTFEGCNLTGADFQFAELRDVQFRSCDLTGAQFANVQVQRLRFEDCTLVDVGGAASLKGAAVQGPGGMELAVALARDAGIRLEP